In Nymphaea colorata isolate Beijing-Zhang1983 chromosome 3, ASM883128v2, whole genome shotgun sequence, a genomic segment contains:
- the LOC116249818 gene encoding uncharacterized protein LOC116249818, which produces MGNCQAAEAATVIIQHPDGRLQRVYWSVSASEIMKENPGHYVAALSVCFDDSPVPGTGVTRLKLLRPQDTLHMGRIYRLISSQEIMKELWSKYGNTKMKYRNVVEKDLRCASMRQPASRPSQKDQTEEQDERRRRNSTSAAKAGQWRPSLQSISEAGTPCRIAKHRQLTHSGSAPEFQVW; this is translated from the exons ATGGGAAATTGTCAGGCAGCCGAGGCGGCAACCGTGATCATCCAGCATCCAGATGGCCGGCTCCAGCGCGTCTATTGGTCGGTCAGCGCCAGCGAGATCATGAAAGAGAATCCCGGCCACTACGTAGCGGCGCTTAGCGTCTGCTTCGACGACTCGCCCGTTCCCGGCACCGGCGTCACCCGTCTGAAGCTGCTGCGGCCCCAGGACACGCTTCACATGGGCAGGATCTATCGCCTCATCAGCTCACAAG AGATAATGAAGGAGTTGTGGTCAAAATATGGGAACACCAAGATGAAATACAGGAACGTTGTGGAGAAAGATTTGAGGTGTGCCTCCATGAGACAGCCGGCCTCTCGTCCTTCGCAGAAGGATCAG ACAGAAGAGCAAGAcgaaaggagaagaaggaactCCACGTCTGCTGCCAAGGCAGGGCAATGGCGCCCGTCGTTACAGAGCATCTCTGAGGCGGGAACTCCCTGCAGGATCGCTAAGCACAGGCAGTTAACACACTCCGGTTCTGCACCGGAATTCCAGGTTTGGTGA